The genomic window agagagagagagagagagagagagagagagagagagagagagagagagagagagagagagagagagagagagagagagagagagagaaagagacagagacagagagaaagataaaagatgatGACGGCGAAGAAGAATAGCCACCGAGCAAACCGCAACAAAaccgagaaaaaaacagaaaaaagtcccCAGGACCAACAACTCAAGACGCGAGGAGAAATCGGGCGAGGCAAGCGAGGGGCGAAGGGGCTGACCGCCAGGCCAACCCCCTCGGAGCCTCGACGACAGGAAGAAATGAGCGAGATCCTGGGTCTTCAGAAGCGAGTGGAGATGAGGAGGACCTTGAGGACGGCGATGAGGAGAACCGTGAGGAAGTCAGCGCTGAGGACATTGGGGAAAACGGGAGGACGGCGATGGGGAGGAAGCGCTGAGGGCGGTGATGAGGAGAACCGTGAGGACGTCTATATGGAGAAAGCGTTCAGGAAATCGAGGAAAACCGTGAGGACGTCGATGAGGAGAAAGCACTGAGGACGGCAATGAGGAGCCGTGAGTACGTCAGCAAGGGAGAAGCGGCGAGGACGTCCATGAAGAGACCTATGAGGACGTCGATGAAGAAAACCGTGAGGACGGCAATGAGAAGCTTGAGGATGTTGACGAGGAGAACCGCGAGGACGTCGAAGAGGAGGAAGCGTTGAATACGTCGCCGAGAACTGTGAGAAAGTCAGCAAAGAGGAACCAATGAGGACGCCGATGAAGAGCACCGTGAGGACGTCGAAGAGGAGGTAGTAATGAGGAGAAGACCCGAGGACGTCGCCCTCCACTCCATGAACCCCCTGACAAACACCTGCTCGTTCGGGAAACTGTAACACGCCAATATCTCCGTAACGGCTCGTTCCGACGCGAAAAGATGGCGCGACATTACAGATGCCGAATGAAAAATGCTCTCTGTCTCCTGACCTTAATCTCCGCCCGCGTTTCTCGGGTTCCATTGGGCCCGCTCGACGCCCACGCCTCGCCACGCCGCAGGTGGAGCAGATAAAAtactgataagaatgaaaaaaaatatgaatggtggtggtgacggcgatcataatcatgatgatgataatgataataacaacaataacaattataacaataataacaccaataataataatatagaaaataatgaaacaattaatagcaatgatactaataatatcaaaatgacaataacattaacaataacaataataataataaaataacaatatatatatatatgtgtgtatatatatatatatatatatatatatatatatatatatatatatatatatatatatatatgtatgtatatatatatatgtgtgtatatatatatatatatatatatatatatatatatatatatatatatatatatatatatatatatgtatctatctatctatctacctatctatatatatatatgtatctatctatctatctatatacacacacacacacacacacacacacacacacacacacacacacacacacacacacacacacacacacacacacacacacacacacacacacacacacacacgcacacacacacacacacacacacacacatatatatatatatatatatatatatatatatatatatctatatatgtgtgtgtgtgtgtgtgtgtacacacacacacacacacacacacacacacacacacacacacacacacacacacacacacacacacacacacacacacacacacacacacacacacacacacacacacacacacacacacaggcacacgcatgcatgcatgcaaacgAAATTGCCGAAACGAATAACAGCTCAAACAATAATGTCGAAGTGACCAGTGCAAACATAATCAACATCCCGAAGTAACAAGCCTTGCAGCCAAATACCCACATCCAGTCACCATAATAACAACCACTCTTACTGGACCAGAACGATATAGAGCAAGGCaccgcgaggggaagggaagaggaagggggaggggaaggggagaggtggggatgggatgaaagggaaggggagaggagttaaggggaagagaggggaaggggaaggaaggggatgggaggggagggggaggaaggaagggaaaaggggagttgAGAGgtaaggaagtggggaggaaggatgaaggcaaaagaggaagagggaggatggaaggagggaaagtagagagggaaagggagggacggaggagggagggagggagggagggaagagacagtaagggaggagaagaggaaagaaggtgcaagggaaggaagtaggagggaagaagagacaaggggaagaagtaggagggaaagagagaagaaaaggataagaggaggaaaagagagggaaggaagacggctggagggaggaagggaggaggggaagagggtgaaaataACAACCCACGGTGtttaaaaagagagatataacTGCCACAGTAAAAGCCCGTGTAGTCCTGATGCCTCACAGTCAATGGGCGAGCACTGTCACGCTCAGCTGGTAATGGTCAGCCCTGTGGGGAGCCTGCacagcgggggtggagggggggcgatGACGATGGGGGGTTTAAACTGtgccactttcttcctccttgctGCAGAGGGTGCATGGGGAACTCGGGTGCATGCGCGAAGAGGTGGGCAGCAGTGTACGGTGGAATGTGGTCTCTGGCAAgcatttttggtgtgtgttttatatCTCCGTAGGATTCGGCCGCGCCTGTATGATGTGGACATGTGGGTGAATCTAATTTTAATGCATGtagacgaggatgaggatgtaTTCACATTACTACTTCAAAGTAACGCTACATGCATATGGAGAGACGAGGCCAAGTTCAAAATAAGAAGCAaagtgaaatataataaaatactgAAAAATGAAGAGccaaaacacgaaaacaaaatcaAGCAAAAAACACCACAACAAAGCAACAACTAAAGCAACAACCAAAcacccccttcctttaccctgtattccctcccactgtccctccctccttccttcctcccctccctcccaccttccttccctccctcctcccaccccatgaAGTGGCAGAGTCGTTGCCATTCAGGGAAGTAAATTGAACGTGTCACAATGAACACCTGTTTACAACTCGGCGAGAGGTGGCGCGTCAAGCGGGGTCCTTCGCCTCTCCACGTGGCAGTCGCTGAAAGGAAGGCCTCTCTCCGGGGAAGAGTTCGCCTCACTCCACCGCCTCTAATGATGCCTCTGCTTAGCattcggggcgggggggggcagcGGCCGGGGATGGAGCTTGCTTCATTTAGTAATAGACATATTTATGTAGACTAATGTTTTTCTAGACGCTGgcggacgcacaaacacacacacacacacacacacacacacacacacacacacacacacacacacacatgcacacacacatacacatacatgtatagctATCACCCTGTCTATCAAGCTATATTTTACCTACCTGCATACCTACTTGCCTACTGagctatctatatctgtttgtctgtctgtctgtctgtctgtctgtctgtctgtctgtctgtctgtctgtctgcctgccagtcagtcagtctgtctttctgtttatcagtTTATATAACTATGAATCTATCAGTTTCTCATCTCAATTCTTCCCCAATTTATGGACACTGATATCTCCAAagcaattcatatacatatcaatatccaaatctatatccatttctatttccatctatttatctgtctgtttatgtacaaAGCATGCTTATCATAATTCTTTACGGTTTTATGCAGACGAGGGTAAAAAAAAGTTTgacatatactaacacacaaacGCTAAATGGGCCTGTGAGAGAAAACACAAATCCATATGCATTTGGCTTcaatacaataaaaacattacTGACTGCAGACCCCACGCCAGTATGTGAGCAGCCCATTGTAGGCGATCAACACGGGCGACGCTAGAGTGCAAACCAAATACGATTTTCGCCCAAACCGAAATGAGGCCGATAGCATGAAACACTGTGGAATGATTCCCCCTTGCTGCCGGGGGGGTTTCATTTGAGTGATGTAAAAATATACGGAAAAGCTGCTATCATTACACACTGCTGATATTGCATTTCATTTACATTTTGGTACTAATAGCGTAACGAACGTTGTGATGCCGATAtgtttaaaaaaaggagagagaggggaaaaaaatgagcATATGTTGAAATAAAACGTAACAACACTAGGATTGTTGTGAAGCCTCGCGGTCAGAGTTGTTACGTTTGGCAAAGTTTTAATTACACTGAAGCTTTGCGGATGATTTATGAGTCGGTCAATTACGGAAAGATACTGAGGGATTTGCATTTATGATGTTGACTGCGAGATGAAGTGAGGAAGTGATACTGACGGAGCGGTGTCGGAGAGATCCTGCTTTTAACTGAATCTTGTCTAGTGTTTACTGATATTATTTAGGTTCATCACCaacaatactattattgatattatcattacctttataataatgatataatagatagtaataacatgatgatgatgaaaggatgatgagaataactttgttattatcattatcattattattactatgattatcaatattatcattattttttatcattatcattattatcatcatcattattcttatattcattattatcactagcattagcattatcatcattattattatcatcattattattttcatagcataatctttattattatcagtatcattgtttttatcattatcattattattatgatcattagcattaacattattatcatcattttcatcaacttCAATATAAGCAAATACTGCaatcaattgttattattttcttaaagcATGGaaatctctttcttcttacccccaccacctcctctctctctctccttctctctctctctctcacacatactcactcactcactcacacccaatcacacacacataagttgCCACAAACCATTAGGTCAAGCAACTTCCAGGTGACACAGAGAATAGGGCGACGTTGGCCTGGCGCATGAATGGAAGCAACGATTATGCAACGATGAGTGGCGAAGCATTAAAGGTTGCAAAGAGAGTTGCAGCCGCGCTCGCCCGATGCGTCTCAAGTTTGAACGAAAAGATTCGGAAGATGTCAACTTCCAGGTGACGATGGTACAGAGTGACGCATCGCAGAGGTGACGTgatgggaaggtgggggtgaaggaggagggagggtggggagggcagggaggggagggaaggagggaggttgaggaagggagggaaggagggagggaggggggccaaCACATGCGCGAGACGGTTTATTGTGTTGTAAAATGTTATGCCGTGGTTATTTACTTTTTATCGCAGGCCGCCAGACCAGATTGGGCTcagactcctcctcctcttccttttcttctccctcctcctcccccttttcctcttcctccacctcttcttcttcctcctctttcttctccttctcctcttcctcctcctagcctcccatcttcctgtctcctccttcccttagccCCATGTCTCTGAAGCAGGATTCCTCCAGACGGTGACCAAGTTCAAGATCTTGGTGGACTACCTTCGGTTCCTGATATCCTTCTTCAGCATAAAACCATCATCATAAGTGTTGTTTAGAAATTAAAGTGGgacattaatttgtttattatttattcatccattcattcataatattttatcatctttatcttattaatctCCGTTGAACGTTCCACTTCATATCAATAACATGAGATTTATATTATAAGACTCATTATCGATAAACTAAACATTTTCCTCACATGAGAAATATCCAAATAACctgaaaatatttttgttttcttactgCTTCGAGATCGTATCCGTTTCTCTCCACAAACCGTCGTATTAAGCGGAGAATGTAAAACTGAAACTCGGCAGGATGTTGGCTAAAGTTTTTAATCCCAATGATGAAGTAAGTTGAGTTAGCAACAAGACGGTCCTTCAGACAGCGCTGCTTTTTGGTCGTTGGACTGACCCGCTCCTCGCTGTGGTGGTTGCGGGAGGGTCTTGTGGGGGTTTCGATGCAAAGGGAATCGGGACAAAGTGAAGTGGCTAATGATACCATTGCGCACAGGGATACACATACGAACAAACCCGTGCTtacgtacaaacacgcacacttacgtacacaacacacacatatcacacacgcacgcacgcacgtaaatatgcgtacacacacacacacacacacgcacacacacacacacacacacacacacacacacacacacacacacacacacacacacgcgcgcgcgcgcgcgcgcgcgcatatatatatatatatatatatatatgtatatatatatatatatatatatatatatatatatatatatatatatatatatacatatacatatacatatacacacacacacacacagatatatatatatatatatatatatatatatatatatatatatatatatatatatatatatatatatatatatatatatatatatatatatatatatatatatatagatagatagatagatagatagatatatatagcctgacagatagatagacagatagttacacccacaagaaaaaaatcaaaataagatatatttacatataatttccCATTTCGGGTTAAAAATGCCTGATGCCTTCATAGGGCATGAACTAGTTTATGCGTACATCTACGGGTATGtgcatatgaaaataaataaacgaataaagttcatatgtatgtgcgttttacATATCCTCGTATGTGCCCGTACAAGATTATGCATAAACATCATTCTACCACAGGACGGAGGTTTGGCTCCATTAGTGTTGCTATAATGTCCCACGTAATGTATACGAGCGTAACGCAGAGACAACAAAGGGAACCTCTTGCATCAGAATTAACATAGCGGCCACGCATAACACAGCTCATGAGACGTAACCTCACTGAATCCCTTATTCTTCTGTTGACACTGACTTTTATCTTCTTTATGCCTTCTTTGGGCCTACCACAGAGTGCCCGGGAGACCTACATTGCGGCCGCTgttgtgtgtgatatttattgTTTACCCCCGGGCCACACACCTCGCTCCGTGAGGCCTTCGGTTTTTCCAAACTCCGAGGCGATAAACTCTACGGGGTAcaatccaggtttcactaccgcgCCCTGCAGTGTGTTCGGCGTCGGAAACCAAACTTGCTAATGAGGAGATGTCTAATTTCATAGAATTCAGGGACTTGTGGCGTGGTATACCGAGGCCGCTGTACATCACGAAAACGTGGTCCCGCCCGCCTGTACAAACCACGCTACTATAAACACATTTGAATGACAATACACTGGAACATCCACAACACCCTCGCCTGTGACCCTCACGCAGAGTCGGCCTTTATAACGAGCGCGCGCCTTGGCTGTCAGGAACGCTGTCATGGCACGCAAGAGGCAGTCATATAGACACTTTCGGGAGGAGATGCTGGATTCGCTGGGGGTCCGGCTTAACGAGGTCTGGGCGATAATTATGGTGATCACACAAGGCCTGAGACCGAGGGCcataaaaatgatataagaaGCGTGACGAAATATAGAACGTTTTGTTGTAGGTCtcgatgtttattattttttcttctctctctctctctctctctctctctctctctctctctctctctctctctctctctctctctctctctctctctctctctctctctctctctctccgcctatgGGACACGCGGTCAGCCTTCCCATAATTCGAATCGGATGAACGAAAAAACGACCCCCTCCTTTTCGCCCCCTTACTGATGCTGTCAACCGTGAGCGCGTTTGTTATCTCCCTACAACGGAACAATGACGAGAGGCAAACACGGATAAATGAATAGGAAAGAAGCCTACGAGAATGATAAGTGAGCAAGGcaggaaaaaaaattgtaataatagctGGGTCCGTCTAGGGCTCATATTTATTTCGTAGGCTAATATCCTGTCCGctgcctttcctttttttacgttgcggtaaaataataataataataataaaaacagattaataaacaaaagagaaataaaaaatggattGCAAGATTGTAAGATTGTAAATGGATCGTGAGATTGTAAATGGATTGTAGGATTATTAGATTAATAAGACCTGTAAGGTATAATCCTGTTGCGGTTAGGACATAATATAAAACGAGAAACGAGAAaccaaaaatgattatgaaatagaGAACTTCATTTCCCTAAAgtcaaatcaagaaaaaaacacaaacaaacaaacaagcaaaaataataaaatcataatgaagtAATTCCATATTTACCTGTAGATCGGAatgcaaaagcaaaacaaaaaaacattggaCTCAAATTGGAAacaacacataaatacaaacacacaaccaaaaaaaTTATCAAATGATAATGGAGTACTCCCATATTTACATCGGAACGCATAAACGAAAAACAATTCTCTAAATTGGAAACAAAtgcaaccaaccaaacaaaaaatcaataaaataatgaagTACCATATCTACCTGTAGGTCGGAACGCAAAACAAAAAGCGTTGGACTTACTCACAGTTCTTTCATATTGGATTAAaggcacataaatacaaacaaacaaacaaacaaaatcaataaaacgataatgaaggACTCCTGTATTCACCTGTACATCGGAACCCGTAAGCAAAAACAGTTCTCTAAGTTGGAAACAAATCTATAAAAattggaacaaacaaacaaaaatcaataatacGATAACAAAGTACTCCCATATTTACCTGTAGCTCggttaacaaaa from Penaeus vannamei isolate JL-2024 chromosome 5, ASM4276789v1, whole genome shotgun sequence includes these protein-coding regions:
- the LOC138861809 gene encoding ABC transporter F family member 4-like, coding for MMTAKKNSHRANRNKTEKKTEKSPQDQQLKTRGEIGRGKRGAKGLTARPTPSEPRRQEEMSEILGLQKRVEMRRTLRTAMRRTVRKSALRTLGKTGGRRWGGSAEGGDEENREDVYMEKAFRKSRKTQGRSGEDVHEETYEDVDEENREDGNEKLEDVDEENREDVEEEEALNTSPRTVRKSAKRNQ